A window of Agarivorans sp. Alg241-V36 genomic DNA:
CATGCTCGTTTTAGTGCTACTGCTCGCCGTTATCGTTACGTTATTTATAACAGTCGATTTCGTCCCGCTATTCTGGCTCAGGGTTTGAGCTTTTATCATCAGCCGCTTGATATCGATTTAATGGAACAAGCCGGGCAAGCACTGCTTGGTGAGCAAGATTTCACTTCTTTTCGTGCTGTGCAATGTCAAAGCCGCAGCCCGTTTCGCCGCGTAGAACACTTAACAGTGAGTCGTCACAACGATTATGTTGTGGTGGACATTAAAGCGAATGCGTTTGTGCATCATATGGTGCGTAATATTGTCGGCAGTTTAATTAAGGTGGGGCAGCAAGAGCGTCCTGTAGAGTGGATTGCTGAACTGTTAGCGATTAAAGATCGAGCTCAAGCCGCGGCCACAGCAAAAGCTGCTGGTTTGTATTTAGTTCAAGTTGATTATCCTAGTGAGTTTGGCTTACCCATTTCACCTATTGGACCGCTATTTTTGCCAGCAAGTTAAAAAAAACTGTACGATAATGAAGGGTTAGACCAGTTTTATGTAAAACATTGCGGCCAATTGTGGTTTAATTGCCGCCATTCAATGCATTCTGTTATCAAGGCGATTTTATCGCCTATTGAGAAGTAAGGTTCCCGATGAGTTGGTTAGAGAAAATTCTTCCGAAAAGTAAAAGTGCTTCTGGTAAGCGACGCAATATTCCAGAAGGTGTGTGGACGAAGTGTGCTTCTTGTGAGCAAACTTTATACCGTGCAGAGGTAGAACGTAACCACAATGTTTGCCCTAAGTGTGACCACCATATGCGTATTGGCGCGCGTGACCGCTTAGAAGCCTTCCTAGACCAAGATGGTCGTGAAGAATTGGCTGGAGATTTAGAGCCTCGCGATAAGCTCAAGTTTAAAGACAGCAAAAAATATAAAGACCGTATTGCCAGCGCTCAACGCAATACTGGTGAAAAAGACGCACTAGTAGTAATGAAAGGTGAACTTAAAGGTTTACCAGTAGTGGCTTGTGCCTTTGAATTTGCCTATATGGGTGGTTCTATGGGGTCGGTAGTGGGCGCACGTTTTGTCGCTGCTGTGGATAAGTGTTTAGCTGAAAATCGCGCTTTGATTTGTTTTTCTGCCAGTGGCGGCGCGCGTATGCAAGAAGCGTTATTTTCACTAATGCAAATGGCGAAAACCTCGGCTGCTTTAGCCAAAATGCGCGAAAAAGGTTTACCTTATTTCTCAGTACTTACTGACCCAACCATGGGCGGTGTGTCTGCAAGCTTTGCTATGTTGGGTGATATCAATATTGCCGAGCCTAAAGCTTTAATTGGTTTTGCTGGTCCTCGAGTTATCGAACAAACGGTTCGAGAAAAATTGCCCGAAGGCTTTCAACGCAGCGAGTTCTTACTAGAAAAAGGCGCTATCGACATCATTATTGACCGACGCAATATGCGTGATCGCATTGCTGGAATGGCTTCAAAAATGATGGGCATTGTAAGCACCGATACTGAAGTATTGGTTGAAGCTATCGATGCTGATGAAGAACTAGGAACGACTATTTCTGCTAACGAAAAAGAATAATATGTCGTCTAAGAAAGAAGCTCAAAGCCGGTCTCTTGCAGACTGGCTTTGTTATTTAGA
This region includes:
- the truA gene encoding tRNA pseudouridine(38-40) synthase TruA, with translation MRIALGIEYDGAGYFGWQRQRDVQSIQQELESSLSIVANSPIEVQCAGRTDAGVHATGQVVHFDSPVERKMAAWTLGVNANMPKNVAVRWAQPVNDEFHARFSATARRYRYVIYNSRFRPAILAQGLSFYHQPLDIDLMEQAGQALLGEQDFTSFRAVQCQSRSPFRRVEHLTVSRHNDYVVVDIKANAFVHHMVRNIVGSLIKVGQQERPVEWIAELLAIKDRAQAAATAKAAGLYLVQVDYPSEFGLPISPIGPLFLPAS
- the accD gene encoding acetyl-CoA carboxylase, carboxyltransferase subunit beta is translated as MSWLEKILPKSKSASGKRRNIPEGVWTKCASCEQTLYRAEVERNHNVCPKCDHHMRIGARDRLEAFLDQDGREELAGDLEPRDKLKFKDSKKYKDRIASAQRNTGEKDALVVMKGELKGLPVVACAFEFAYMGGSMGSVVGARFVAAVDKCLAENRALICFSASGGARMQEALFSLMQMAKTSAALAKMREKGLPYFSVLTDPTMGGVSASFAMLGDINIAEPKALIGFAGPRVIEQTVREKLPEGFQRSEFLLEKGAIDIIIDRRNMRDRIAGMASKMMGIVSTDTEVLVEAIDADEELGTTISANEKE